From the Bubalus kerabau isolate K-KA32 ecotype Philippines breed swamp buffalo chromosome 2, PCC_UOA_SB_1v2, whole genome shotgun sequence genome, one window contains:
- the BRF2 gene encoding transcription factor IIIB 50 kDa subunit, whose product MSGRGRCPDCGSAELVEDSHYSQNQLVCSDCGCVVTEGVLTTTFSDEGNLREVTYSRSTGENEQVSRSQQRGLRRVRDLCRVLQLPPTFEDTALAYYQQAHQLAGIRTARLQKKEVLAGCCVLVTCRQRNWPLTMGTICTLLYADLDVFSGTYMQIVKLLGLDVPSLCLVDLVKTYCSSFKLFEASPSVPAKYVEDKEKMLSRTLQLVELADETWLVTGRHPLPVITAATFLAWQSLRPSDRLTCSLARFCKLANVDLPYPASSRLQELLAVLLRMAEQLAWLQVLKLDKRSVVKHIGDLLQHRHMLVRKAFRDGTAEMDAGEKELQGQGQGQGLGDEDVGSSSLELPAGKRPSSPALLLPPCMLKPPKRVCPTPPVSTVTGDEDISDSEIEQYLRTPQEVRDFQKAQAATQAAQSVPNPP is encoded by the exons ATGTCGGGTAGAGGCCGCTGTCCCGATTGCGGCTCCGCTGAGCTCGTGGAAGACTCGCACTATTCCCAGAACCAGCTGGTGTGCTCCGACTGCGGCTGCGTGGTCACCGAGGGCGTTCTTACGACCACCTTCAGTGACGAGGGCAACCTCCGAG AAGTAACATATTCTCGCAGCACCGGGGAAAACGAACAAGTTAGTCGAAGCCAGCAACGAG GTCTTCGTCGAGTGAGAGACCTCTGTCGAGTGCTGCAGCTGCCGCCAACATTTGAGGACACGGCACTTGCCTACTACCAACAGGCGCACCAGCTCGCTGGCATCCGCACGGCCAGGCTGCAGAAGAAGGAGGTGCTGGCTGGTTGCTGCGTCCTAGTCACCTGCCGGCAGCGTAACTGGCCCCTGACCATGGGGACCATCTGCACCCTGCTGTATGCAGATTTGGATGTGTTTTCTGGAACCTACATGCAGATAGTGAAGCTCCTGGGGCTGGATGTGCCATCTCTGTGCTTGGTGGACCTGGTGAAGACCTACTGTAGCAG CTTCAAGCTGTTTGAAGCCTCCCCATCTGTGCCAGCCAAGTACGTGGAAGACAAGGAGAAGATGCTGTCGCGAACACTGCAGTTGGTGGAGCTGGCCGATGAGACGTGGCTGGTGACCGGGCGGCACCCCTTGCCCGTCATCACCGCCGCCACTTTCCTGGCGTGGCAGTCCCTGCGGCCTTCAGATCGGCTGACCTGTTCCCTTGCCCGATTTTGTAAATTGGCGAACGTGGACCTGCCCTACCCAGCTTCCTCCCGCCTGCAGGAGCTGCTGGCTGTGCTGCTGCGGATGGCTGAGCAGCTGGCCTGGTTGCAGGTTCTGAAGCTTGACAAACGGTCTGTGGTCAAGCACATCGGCGACCTCCTCCAGCACCGCCACATGCTGGTCCGCAAGGCCTTTCGGGATGGAACAGCCGAGATGGATGCTGGGGAGAAGGAACTGCAGGGCCAGGGGCAGGGGCAAGGACTGGGAGACGAGGATGTGGGGAGTAGCTCTTTAGAGCTGCCTGCGGGCAAGCGGCCCTCCAGCCCcgctctcctcctcccaccctgcaTGTTGAAGCCCCCAAAACGAGTCTGTCCCACCCCCCCTGTCTCCACGGTCACTGGAGACGAGGACATTTCTGATAGTGAAATCGAGCAGTATTTGCGTACCCCTCAGGAAGTTAGGGACTTCCAGAAGGCCCAGGCAGCTACACAAGCCGCCCAGAGTGTTCCAAACCCTCCCTGA
- the ADGRA2 gene encoding adhesion G protein-coupled receptor A2 isoform X3, with translation MEKLGAARGSWSLLTPGSGPSPPISTRDLRNNVISTVQPGAFLGLGELKRLDLSNNRIGCLTSGTFQGLPRLLRLNISGNIFSSLQPGVFDELPALKVVDFGTEFLTCDCRLRWLFPWARNRSLQLSERTLCAYPSALHAQALAGLQEAQLRCEGALELHTHHLIPSLRQVVFQGDRLPFQCSASYLGNDTRIRWYHNRAPVEGDEQAGVLLADSLVHDCTFITSELTLSHIGVWASGEWECSVSTVQGNASKKVEIVVLETSASYCPAERVANNRGDFRWPRTLAGITAYQSCLQYPFTSVPLSGGAPGTRASRRCDRAGRWEPGDYSHCLYTNDITRVLYTFVLMPINASNALTLAHQLRVYTAEAASFSDMMDVVYVAQMIQKFLGYVDQIKELVEVMVDMASNLMLVDEHLLWLAQREDKACSGIVGALERIGGAALSPHAQHISVNSRNVALEAYLIKPHSYVGLTCTAFQRREAGMPGTRHAGPGQSPSPEPEPLADQQLRFRCTTGRPNVSLSAFHIKNSVALASIQLPPSLFSMPPAALAPPAPPDCTLQLLVFRNGRLFRTLGNTSRPGATGPGRRRGVATPVIFAGTSGCGVGNLTEPVAVSLRHWAEGAEPMAAWWSQEGPGGPGGWRSEGCQLRSSQPNVSSLHCQHLGNVAVLMELSAFPREAGGSGAGLHPVVYPCTALLLLCLFSTIITYILNHSSIHVSRKGWHMLLNLCFHMAMTSAVFAGGITLTNYQMVCQAVGITLHYSSLSTLLWMGVKARVLHKELTWRAPPPPEGDAAPPAPRPMLRFYLIAGGIPLIICGITAAVNIHNYLDHSPYCWLVWRPSLGAFYIPVALILLITWIYFLCAGLRLRGPLAQSPKRGTGRVSLEPGEELRGSTRLRSSGPLLSDSGSLLAAGSTGVVTPGPPEDGDGLYSPGVQLGALVTTHFLYLATWACGALTVSQRWLPRVVCSCLYGVAASALGLFVFTHHCARRRDVRASWRACRPPASGSRASPRAAPAGPEDGSPVFGEGPPSLKSSPSGSSGHAPPPGPCKLTNLQLAQSQACEAGAAARGDGEPELPGPRAGLGPRHPNNLHHGRRGHKSRAKGHRAGEAGGKNRLRALRGGAAGTAELQSSESGSPHHSPSESYLGSSGHSPGAGPRLEGEAALTPSEGSDTSAAPPAEAGRPSQRRSASRDNLRGGALEKESKRRSYPLNSASLNGAPKGGKYDDVPSSGAEAAGGGCMKTGLWKSETTV, from the exons AACAACCGGATCGGCTGTCTCACCTCCGGAACCTTCCAGggcctccccaggctcctccgact AAACATATCTGGAAACATCTTCTCCAGTCTGCAACCTGGGGTCTTTGATGAGCTGCCAGCCCTTAAGGTGGT GGACTTCGGCACCGAGTTCCTGACCTGCGATTGCCGCCTGCGCTGGCTGTTTCCCTGGGCCCGCAACCGCTCCCTGCAGCTGTCGGAGCGCACGCTCTGTGCTTACCCCAGCGCCCTGCACGCCCAGGCCCTGGCCGGCCTCCAAGAGGCCCAGCTGCGCTGCG AGGGGGCCCTGGAGCTCCACACACAccacctcatcccatccctccgcCAAGTGGTCTTCCAGGGCGACCGGCTGCCCTTCCAGTGCTCAGCCAGCTACCTGGGCAACGACACCCGCATCCGCTGGTACCACAACCGGGCCCCCGTGGAGGGCGACGAGCAGGCGGGCGTCCTGCTGGCCGACAGCCTGGTCCACGACTGCACCTTCATCACCAG CGAGCTGACCCTGTCTCACATCGGCGTGTGGGCCTCAGGCGAATGGGAGTGCTCCGTGTCCACGGTCCAGGGAAACGCCAGCAAGAAGGTGGAGATCGTGGTGCTGGAGACCTCAGCTTCCTACTGCCCCGCTGAGCGCGTCGCCAACAACCGCGGGGACTTCAG GTGGCCACGAACTCTGGCTGGCATCACAGCCTACCAGTCCTGCCTGCAGTACCCCTTCACCTCGGTGCCCCTGAGCGGGGGAGCCCCTGGCACCCGAGCCTCCCGCCGGTGCGACCGCGCTGGCCGCTGGGAGCCGGGGGACTACTCCCACTGCCTGTACACCAACGACATCACCCGGGTGCTCTACACCTTCGTGCTG atgcccatcaacgcCTCCAACGCACTGACCCTGGCCCACCAGCTTCGAGTCTACACGGCCGAGGCCGCCAGCTTCTCCGACATGATGGACGTCGTCTATGTGGCTCAGATGATCCAGAAGTTTCTGGGTTATGTCGACCAGATCAAAGAG ctggtggaggtgatggtggacaTGGCCAGCAACCTGATGCTGGTGGACGAGCACCTTCTGTGGCTGGCCCAGCGCGAGGACAAGGCCTGCAGTGGCATCGTGGGCGCCCTGGAGCGCATCGGGGGAGCTGCCCTGAGCCCCCACGCCCAGCACATCTCTGTG AACTCGAGGAACGTGGCCTTGGAGGCCTACCTCATCAAGCCACACAGCTACGTGGGCCTGACCTGCACGGCCTTCCAGAGGCGGGAGGCGGGCATGCCTGGCACGCGGCACGCGGGCCCTGGCCAGAGCCCGTCACCCGAGCCGGAGCCCCTGGCCGACCAACAGCTCCGCTTCCGCTGCACCACCGGCAGGCCCAACGTGTCTCTGTCCGCCTTCCACATCAAG AACAGCGTGGCCCTGGCCTCCATCCAGCTGCCGCCCAGTCTATTCTCGATGCCCCCGGCGGCCCTGGCCCCCCCGGCGCCCCCAGACTGCACCCTACAGCTGCTCGTCTTCCGCAACGGGCGCCTCTTCCGCACTCTCGGCAACACCTCCCGCCCCGGAGCCACAGGACCTGGCAGGAGGCGCGGTGTGGCCACGCCTGTCATCTTTGCGGGGACCA GTGGCTGCGGCGTGGGGAACCTGACCGAGCCGGTGGCCGTCTCACTGCGGCACTGGGCTGAGGGGGCCGAGCCCATGGCGGCCTGGTGGAGCCAGGAGGGGCCGGGAGGGCCCGGGGGCTGGCGCTCCGAGGGCTGCCAGCTGCGCTCCAGCCAGCCCAATGTCAGCTCCCTGCACTGCCAGCACCTGGGCAACGTGGCCGTGCTCATG GAGCTGAGCGCCTTCCCCAGGGAGGCGGGGGGCTCTGGGGCAGGGCTGCACCCCGTCGTGTACCCCTGCACggccctgctgctgctctgcCTCTTCTCCACCATCATCACCTACATCCTCAACCACAG CTCCATCCACGTGTCCCGGAAGGGCTGGCACATGCTGCTGAACCTGTGTTTCCACATGGCCATGACCTCGGCCGTATTTGCGGGAGGCATCACGCTCACCAACTACCAGATGGTCTGTCAGGCG GTGGGCATCACCCTGCACTACTCTTCACTGTCTACACTCCTCTGGATGGGCGTGAAGGCCCGCGTCCTCCACAAGGAGCTCACCTGGAGGGCGCCCCCTCCACCAGAAGGGGACGCTGCCCCGCCTGCCCCCCGACCCATGCTGCG GTTCTATCTGATCGCGGGAGGGATCCCACTCATTATCTGTGGCATCACGGCCGCTGTCAACATCCACAACTACCTGGACCACAGCCCCTA CTGCTGGCTGGTGTGGCGCCCGAGCCTAGGCGCCTTCTACATCCCCGTGGCTTTGATTCTACTCATCACCTGGATCTATTTCCTGTGCGCAGGGCTGCGCTTACGGGGTCCCCTGGCACAGAGCCCAAAGCGGGGCACCGGCCGGGTCTCCCTGGAGCCGGGGGAGGAGCTGAGGGGTTCCACCAGGCTCAGGAGCAGCGGCCCCCTCCTGAGTGACTCGGGTTCCCTCCTGGCGGCTGGAAGCACAGGGGTAGTGACGCCCGGGCCCCCGGAGGACGGCGATGGCCTCTATTCTCCGGGAGTCCAGTTGGGGGCGCTGGTGACCACGCATTTCCTCTACCTGGCCACGTGGGCCTGCGGGGCGCTGACGGTGTCGCAGCGCTGGCTGCCCCGAGTGGTGTGCAGCTGTCTGTACGGGGTGGCGGCCTCTGCCCTGGGTCTCTTCGTCTTCACCCACCACTGTGCCAGGCGCAGGGACGTCAGGGCCTCCTGGCGCGCCTGCCGGCCCCCGGCCTCGGGATCCCGCGCCTCCCCGCGGGCCGCGCCTGCCGGCCCCGAAGACGGGTCCCCGGTGTTCGGAGAGGGACCCCCGTCTCTCAAGTCGTCCCCGAGCGGCAGCAGCGGCCACGCGCCGCCCCCGGGGCCCTGCAAGCTCACCAACCTGCAGCTGGCGCAGAGCCAGGCGTGCGAGGCGGGGGCGGCCGCCCGCGGGGACGGGGAGCCCGAGCTCCCGGGTCCCCGGGCCGGCCTCGGCCCGCGCCATCCCAACAACCTGCACCACGGCCGTCGGGGCCACAAGAGCCGCGCCAAGGGGCACCGCGCGGGGGAGGCCGGCGGCAAGAACCGGCTCCGGGCGCTGCGAGGGGGGGCGGCCGGGACGGCCGAGCTGCAGTCAAGCGAGAGTGGCAGCCCGCACCACAGCCCTTCCGAGAGCTACCTGGGCAGCAGCGGCCACAGCCCGGGCGCCGGGCCCCGGCTCGAGGGCGAGGCCGCTCTCACGCCGTCCGAGGGCAGCGACACGAGCGCCGCACCGCCCGCCGAGGCCGGCCGGCCGAGCCAGCGCCGCAGCGCCAGCCGCGACAACCTCCGGGGCGGCGCGCTGGAGAAGGAGAGCAAGCGCCGCTCGTACCCGCTCAACTCGGCCAGCCTCAACGGCGCCCCCAAGGGCGGCAAGTACGATGACGTTCCCTCGAGCGGCGCCGAGGCGGCCGGCGGCGGCTGCATGAAGACCGGCCTCTGGAAAAGCGAGACCACCGTCTAG